In the genome of Leptospiraceae bacterium, one region contains:
- a CDS encoding CoA transferase has translation MNEKKLLLEGIRVLDFSTLLPGPLCTLYLSELGAEVIKVEHPVAFDGTRKLGTTFSNSNQNTYFYLLNRNKKSLAINYKRAEGVEILKKLLPKVDILVEGFRPGMMEKIGLGYEEAAKINPKIIYVSISGFGATSIYKDYAGHDANYLAISGVLDLLSETRPTLPAVQIADVMGSYSALAQIGFALYHRERTGQGSFIDVSITNSTLPVAMLAIGDLLGSKTYDKNKTPLAGLLPNYQVYECKDKRYIVVAALEPMFLQVFLRLIQREDLWELTINGNYEYVKRELQKYFINKTYKDLDFLFQNPNSCVFPILKLHEVMEHPHFIQTQMFVEINDKEIGILKLPRIPFRFSNLETKTHSPPPKLGQHTEEILKELNISKEKMANLEKQKIILRNKE, from the coding sequence ATGAATGAAAAAAAATTATTATTAGAAGGCATAAGAGTCTTAGATTTTAGCACGTTGCTTCCTGGTCCTTTGTGCACGTTGTATTTGTCAGAACTTGGGGCTGAAGTCATAAAAGTGGAACATCCTGTCGCTTTTGATGGGACAAGAAAATTGGGAACTACTTTTTCTAATTCGAATCAAAACACTTACTTTTATCTTTTGAATCGAAATAAGAAATCCTTAGCCATCAATTATAAACGAGCTGAAGGAGTAGAAATCCTAAAAAAACTTCTTCCCAAGGTGGATATTCTTGTTGAGGGATTTCGTCCTGGTATGATGGAAAAGATTGGTCTTGGGTATGAAGAAGCTGCAAAAATCAATCCTAAAATTATCTACGTTTCGATTTCTGGTTTTGGAGCTACAAGCATCTATAAAGATTATGCAGGGCATGATGCGAATTACTTGGCAATATCAGGAGTTTTAGATTTGCTTAGTGAAACCAGACCTACTCTTCCTGCCGTTCAAATTGCTGATGTAATGGGAAGTTATAGCGCTTTGGCTCAGATAGGTTTTGCGTTGTATCATCGTGAACGAACAGGTCAAGGGAGCTTTATCGATGTGAGTATAACGAATTCAACATTGCCTGTTGCTATGCTTGCTATTGGGGATCTTTTGGGAAGCAAAACCTATGATAAAAACAAAACACCCTTAGCGGGATTGCTTCCTAATTATCAAGTCTATGAATGTAAAGATAAACGATATATAGTCGTTGCTGCTTTAGAACCTATGTTCCTTCAAGTTTTTTTAAGACTGATTCAAAGAGAAGATTTATGGGAATTAACGATTAATGGTAATTATGAATATGTCAAAAGGGAATTACAAAAATATTTTATCAACAAAACCTATAAAGACTTAGATTTTCTTTTTCAAAATCCGAATAGTTGTGTCTTTCCAATTTTAAAACTTCATGAAGTGATGGAACATCCTCACTTTATACAAACTCAGATGTTCGTTGAAATTAATGACAAAGAAATAGGAATCCTCAAACTTCCAAGAATTCCCTTTCGGTTTTCGAATCTCGAAACAAAAACTCACTCACCACCACCAAAATTAGGACAACATACAGAAGAAATTTTGAAAGAACTCAACATTAGCAAAGAAAAAATGGCGAATTTAGAAAAACAAAAAATCATTTTGAGAAACAAAGAATAG